Within the uncultured Bacteroides sp. genome, the region CAGGTCACGAATATGGGTAAGCATCTCTACCGTCATGGTTTCTGTATTGGGTAATAACAGAAGTTTATAAGCGGGTCGACCAGGGAAATGCACTCCCTTTTCATCCGCTGTTACTTTCTTGAATGCCTCTTGTCCTACTACATCGTAATCATATCCATCCAGCTCTAGTCCTCCAAAACGCTTCCAGGCTTCTTCCGATTGGAGTGCCAATACATCTGCACAAAAAGTGCCTTGTTGTAACAGATATTGGCAACGTGAAACGTAGCTGTGCCAGGCGGTAGAGAATTCCCACCATGTGTTAGTACGTTCATATTTGGAACCCCACATATTCATTTGGTAACCCGGACCATTTACATCCTTAAATTGAGAAGAGTAACGATGAAAAATCAGACGGTTCACTCCGCCACAAAAAGCTGCATCAACCAGAGGTTTCATAGTTGCCGGATGCCATTGCCAACGTTCACTACCTGATGAGGTTAATGCCTCGGCTGCTACCACCTTTGTTCCATTCAGATGAGCGGCGGAAGACATTAATTTGATGGTTGGGTCAAAATTAGGATGCCAGCCTACTGGTATCCAGAATTCAGCCATTGGCACATCGACATACTGCATTACATCCATATCGTTAGCCGGAGTAGTATAACTTTCGTAAGAGAACTTCAAACCCTCTTTGTGTGCCAGTTGCTGGAATTCTTTCGCATAATTCTCCACGAAAAGTTCGCTGATGGTTTGTCGCAGATCGAACATAAAGCGCTCCGTTTCCTGCAAGGAATTGATGACACGTCCTGTTAGCACGGGTAGCCAAGGTAGGATGTCGTAGCCACGACGCTCCTTGAATATTTTCTCAAAACCAGGTGTCCAGTTCTGACTGCCACCTTCCCAACTGTCAATATGAATGGTTGTAAATGCATCGGTGCCTGCATAGCGTTTCAGGCTTTTTACCATCTCATTGAAATGAAAACGGGTGGCTTCCTTGCTTAATTTATCTGTTTCGGGCCCGATTACCTTATCCGTTACCGGACCAATGCAACTTCCTGTCCACTGATGACCGAAACGGATAATAGTCCATTCTCCAGCCGGCACCTCCCAAGTCAATGTTCCGTCGGCCTGCATCTTGCCAGTCAGGTTTACAATCTTACTTTGCGGAATGACAGCCTCAGCTGGAACGTTTGCATTCAAAGACGCACTTTGTGTTCCCCTGTACATCAGATATCGGGGAAAACCGGGCCACTGCAACTCTTTATAAGTGAATGGGGCACACGAGTAACGTACAGGTCCCGCATTGCCGGGGTTCTGACAGCTTTTTAATGGAAAATCGGGAATGAGATAGCGCTTTTCTGGCACAGTATCTATGACACCCACAGCTATCACGGCTATGTCCCGATAATCCTCTCCAAGTCCTGGATTTTTCAGCTTCCCTGTCCATTGTCTACCCCCTTTGATATAGGTTTCGCTGCTAACCACCCACTGCATAGCCATTTCTGGTTTTACCCATGGACCGCCTGTGCCCCAATATCCAGCACCGTTGTTTGCACCGATTTCCATATTCAGGCGTTGCGCAGTTACAGCAGTGTGATGAAAAATTTCCTGCCATTTTTTATCATTGTAAACCACCGGACCGTTCGGACTATCTTGATCCACATCTAGTGCAATTGCTCCGTCTATTCCCACACGGTGCATGGCTTCAAGATCTTTCTGCACACCCTCTTTGCTGACATTGCCATTCACCCACATCCAGTATACCCATGGATGAGATTCTTTTGGCGGGTTGTTGAATGACTGGTAGTTTGTTTGAGCCAAGCTACCAACTGTAGAGAAGCAACATATAAGGAATGTTGAGATACTCAATCCTTTCTTTTTCATATCATTTTTTTGCTTAAATAGATTTATATTATTTCCCGCCGATACTATGTTCGCCGGGATTTAAATTAACTTCTTTACCACCAGGAAAATGCACAACAGCAGTACTACCTTCAGGAACATTTATTTTAAGTACCAATCTAGTGCCTTTTCTGGAAATATTCACGTTTATCTTACCGTATTTGGTGGGTATCACAGTAGAACATTGTGTTAATGTACCCATTTGTGGGGCTATTCTAAACTTTTTGAATCCTGGCTCTAAAGGTTCCACGCCACATACTTTTTGGCTGAGTAGCGTGAGTGGTCCGCCACTCCACGCATGATTGGTTGTTCCACCGCCAAAGCCTTCGGCGCCAATACCCCAACCTTCAAATAATGTAGTGTATTGTTTGTAGCTTAACATTTTCTCGTAACGTTGTTTCATACGTTTCAATGCAAATTCAGCATCGTTCATCTGGAAGAGAGACTCTAACACATATTTTTCCATGTACGGACTTGCATGGAATTCTTTATGAAGTACATTACGCAAAGCTTCATATTTATCTTTTGAAGCTAATCCGCTGACAACTGCCATTGCTTGTGCTCTGTCATCTGTCTCACCTTTATAATCGGTTGATCTGAAAGCATTGCCTGTCCAGTATCTTTGGTCGAAGCCTTTTTCAATTTGTTTCATCATGTTTTCAATCATCTGAGTATCTTCACTCTTGCCCAGTTGCAGTGCAAATGCTTTTTCATCTTTTAAGGCAAGATAATACCAGCAAGTGGTAAGCACATTCATATCAATATTGTCTCCCCAATCACCCCAGCTCCATTCACCGGAACGTGGTATTGGAAAACCATTATTATCTACATTCCATACTTTATGCAGATATGTTTTCATTGCATCGTATACGGCTGGCACGAATGAATTATCACCACTGTAGAAGGCTTGTGTCTGGAATCCGTACCAACCAATAGATGCCAGTGTTTGTAAAGGCAATTCTTGTTGACGGTTTCCGGCAGGCATAGGTGAATACATCACACCGTCAGCGCGTTGCCAGTTAACCAGTTCGTAAATACCTTTAACAGCCAACTGTTGTCCGGAAAGTCCCATAGCATAAAAAGCTTCTCCTAGCTCATTTACTTCGTCACCCCACCATTGAGAACGCTCGCGGTCGGGGCAGTCCATATAATTATCCCGCATTGTTACATAAAGTGTTCTTGCACTACGTTTCCACAGTTCGTTGTAGAATGGATCGTTACATGTAAATGATCCTTCTATATCTGCACCATAACCTGTTTCGCGATATTTCAGTTCCATTACTTTTACTCCGGCAGGAATTACATAAAGAATTTCGTGCCCGTTCATCCATCCATAGCTTTCATATTCTTGCACTCCTTTACAGGTAATATATTCTGCGCGAACATTTTTTTCTCCACCTCCATTATAATTATCAGTCAGCATGTGAATGGTCATTCCTTCGGGCGCATCCACTTTCAGGTAAGGAGTAACCTGGCAGTTATAGGGCAGTTTACAATGAATGGTATCACTTTTCTCAGATCGGCGTATCTCTTTATAGTCAATAAGTCCGCTATTCTTCCACATTGGTATGGGGCGAAGAACTAATTTTCCGAATGGTGCTTTGTCTGGGCTTCCCACAATTTCTGATGCTCCGAAATTCTCTCTGAAACCAGGCATATTCCATCCATCTGTCTTTTTACGTGCATCGAAACGGATATTGCTTTCAGGCAGTCTGAAATTTGGGAAAGGTGAATCTGTATTTGTATAAGCATCATATACTTTGCTTTGCCAGTTACGGTCACTTACAATAGAAATTTCGGGTGACTGGGCACTGAATAGCAATCCGCATGTGCCACTGTTCTGATGGGTGAAACCGTTTTTACCGAAATGCCACACCAATATGGCGATTGTATTTTCGTCTTTATTCAGATATGGAGCGATATCGATTTTGTCATAGTAGGAGTCACCCGGAGCAGGTCCCCTTTTTAGTCCGCCTTCAAAGACTACTTGCTGACCGTTTATCCAAAGCCAGTATTTTGTATCGGCAGCAATTGATGCCATAAGTTGTTTGGGAACTTCTTTTAAATTGAATGTTTTTCGAAAACATAACCATGTATTAGGTGTACTTTGTGTTAGTCCTGTACTTATCCAATATGCGCGGGAAGAAAAATCTGAAGCAGATATTATAGATGAATTCATCAGGAAAAGAAGCAGAATAAGTAAAAAGTGTTTTTTCATAATAGCGTGTTTTATATCATGAATATGATTCGTAGATACTTAAATTATACATAAAGAGTTAAAATGCAAAGATATGTATTTTTGTTACTCAAAACTCAAAAACTCTTTTAATGTGTTATACATTCTCAAAAAAAGCACTAACTTTGCACCATATTCTCATAATAAGGGGTGCCTCAATATAACGGGCTGAGATTATACCCATAACCTGATCCGGGTAATGCCGGCGGAGGGAACGAAAGATAGAAAAGACCCCTTTTCTGTTTTATTTAACTAAAAATAGGTATGAAAAAGAAAGTACAGATGCTTGTCGGCTTAACACTGATTGGCTCATCGTCTTTTGCGCAGGTAAAGGATAGCCTGCGTTTGGTAAGACTGCAGGAAGTGCAGGTAGTAGGAACACGCGCAACGGCTAAGACTCCGGTTGCATTCTCAAATGTAAGTAAGGATCAAATCAGGAAACAGAACTTTGGGCAGGATATTCCATTCTTGCTTACAATGACTCCTTCAGTTGTAGTAACATCGGATGCGGGTGCAGGAGTAGGGTACACTGGCATAAGAGTTCGTGGAACGGATGCTTCGCGCATTAATGTCACAGCAAATGGTGTACCGATGAATGATGCTGAGTCTCACAATTTGTATTGGGTAGATATGCCCGACTTTGCTTCGTCTATTGAAGATCTTCAGATTCAGCGTGGAGCCGGAACTTCTACTAATGGAGCTGGTGCATTTGGAGGTAGTATTAATATGAAAACGGAATCAATCTCTGCTTTGCCTTATGCTGAAGTTGACGGTTCGTATGGTTCGTTCAATACGCACAAGGAAACTTTCAAGGTGGGAACCGGATTGCTGAAGAGCCACTGGGCTTTTGATGCGCGTATCTCCAACATCGGATCGGACGGATACATTGAACGGGCTTCTACAAATATGAAATCGTTCTTTGCTCAGGCTGGTTATTACGGAGATAATGATATCTTAAAATTCATAGTTTTTGGTGGTAAGGAGAAAACTTATCATGCATGGAACGGAATCAGCAAGTCTCAGCTGGAGAAAGATCGCCGCTACAATACTTGTGGTGAAATAACAGACGCTGATGGTAATGTGACCGGCTTTTATAAGGATCAGACTGATAATTATATCCAGACTAATTATCAGATGCTTTACACTCATATCTTCTCGCCAGCCTGGAACATGAATGTAACTTTGCATTATACTGATGGTGAAGGTTACTATCAGGAGTATAAGAACGGACGTACTTTGAAGGAGTATGGACTTCAGCCTTGGGTGTATTATGGAAAACTGATAGAGGAGAGTGACTTAGTTCGTCAGAAAAAAATGGATAATGGTTTTGGCGGAGGTGTATTCTCATTGAACTATTCAGCCGGAAAGTTACAAGCTTCTTTTGGTGGAGCTGCCAATGAATACAAAGGTAATAACTATGGAAAGGTGATCTGGATAAAAAACTATTTTAATACTCAGCTTGATCCTGATCATGAATATTATCGCAACAATTCTGATAAGACGGATGCCAATGTTTATTTGAAGGCAAACTATGAATTGTTTAAGGGATTGAATGCTTATGGTGATTTGCAGTATCGTCATATTCATTATACCATTGATGGATTGAATGATAAATGGGATAAAACAAAAAATCCTGGAGGCATGCAGACTTTGGCTGTAGATAACAATTATAACTTCTTTAATCCGAAGGCTGGTTTGTTCTGGCAGATGAATAAAAATAATTCTGCTTATGCATCATTCTCTGTGGCTCAGAAAGAACCTACACGTAACAACTTTACGGATGCTAAGTTTGGTAAGACTCCTTCTTCAGAAAGATTGTTAGACTATGAATCCGGATATACATACCATGATTCTCGCTTCCTGGCTGGCGTGAACTTCTACTACATGAAGTATAAAGATCAGCTTATTCTTACCGGACAGACAAATGATATAGGTGAACCATTGGCCGATAATGTTCCTGATAGTTACCGTGCCGGAATGGAATTTATTCTTGGAGCTAAGATTACTTCGTGGTTGAGATGGGATGGTAATGCTACTTTTAGTCAGAACAAGATTAAGAACTATACAGAATATCTGGATAATTATGATGCAAACTGGAAATCTTTATATACTCAGACGGCTCATTATGTAGGAAAAGCTACCATTGCATATTCACCGGATGTAATAGCTAATAGTATGATTACACTGACTTTTAAAAACTGGGATGCAGCTTTACAATCAAGTTATGTAAGTAAGCAATATTTAACTAACTCTCAACAGGAAGATTGTAAACTTGATGCTTACTTTGTGAATAACCTTCGTTTGGGCTATACATTTAGCTTGCCAGCTGTGAAATCAATTCATGTAGGTCTTTCTATAAACAATCTGTTTAATGAAAAGTATGAAAGCAATGGTTGGGGAGGTAGTTCTTATGTGATTGATGCAGACGGAAGCAAGACTCGCTATAACGATGCTGGTTATTTTGCTCAGGCCGGAACAAACATTTTGGCTGGTATTACGTTAAAATTCTGATGAAAGAAAATAACTATAATGGATTATCTTGAAATTATAGGCACACTAGTAGGCTTGCTTTATCTCTATCTGGAGTATAAAGCAAGCATCTATTTGTGGTTTGCCGGAGTAGTGATGCCTTTTATTTATATTTATGTGTTCTATGCGGCCGGACTCTACGCCGACATGGGAATTAATATCTATTATCTGCTGGCTGGTCTTTATGGATTGCTTATATGGATGAAGAAACCCGAACAAAAAGGAGAGGAGAGACCTATTTCCAGCACCCCTATAAAGTACTATTTCCCAATAATTGTTACCTTTGCCGTGCTTTATGCCGGAATATCTTTTCTGTTGATTCGGTTTACAGACAGCACAGTTCCTTATGCTGATGGATTTGTAACCGCACTTAGTATCATTGGAATGTGGATGCTGGCATATAAGTATATAGAACAATGGCTGGTTTGGGTTGTTGTGGATGTTGCTTGCACTGTTTTGTATGTTTACAAAGGTCTTTATCCCACATCCATACTTTACGGACTATATTCTGTAATAGCTGTGTTTGGCTATTTCAAGTGGAAAAAGATGATGCTTTATAATTTACTGAATGATGAAAAAATATCCGTTACTGACAATCGCTGATACTCCTTCTGCCATTATATTGGCTAACGGAGACTATCCCGTACATCCGTTACCATTGGCTCTTCTGGCAAAAACTCAATATGTGGTTTGCTGTGATGGAGCTACTGATGAGTTTGTTCGCTCGGGAAGAATTCCGGTAGCCATAGTCGGAGATGGAGATTCTCTTTCTGAACTAAATAAAAAACAATTTGCCAACATCCTTCATTCTGTACCCGATCAAGATACAAATGATCTGACCAAAGCATTCAATTATTGTTTGCAGCAAGGCAAAAAGAATATGCTAATCCTGGGAGCAACAGGTAAACGGGAAGACCACACTTTAGGAAATATCAGTCTGCTTATAGAATACATAGCTGATGCCGATGTGGAAATGGTAACTGATTACGGAGTCTTTACTCCAATCTCTGAAAACTCGGAATTTGAAAGTTATCCGGGACAGCAGGTTTCTATTTTCAATCTTTCAAATTCTGTAATGTCACAGGAAAACTTACAATATACTCTCCCTTATTTACAGAACTGGTGGCAAGGCACCCTGAATGCATCATTGGCCCACCGTTTCATAATTCATACCACCGGAAAAGCGATAGTTTTCAGAGCGTACTAAATCTTCGTTTCTTCATAATCCTGTTTTACTGATAAAAAGGGATCATTCGTTGATTGCTTTTTGATAGCTTGTCTTATTGTAATACATTCGTAACAGTATCCCTATTGGTGAGCAATATAAAGATGTGTTTAACCAATATATGGGGAAGAGTTTTCTCGGAAAGTAATAAAACAAAGAAAAGGAAAAGCTATCACAGCTTTCCCTTTCCATACTTAAAACAACCAACAAAAGAAATAGATAATTTTCTCAAATTACCTAATAAATAGCAATTCTCTATATTTAGGCAATGTCCACATCTGGTCATCGACTACGAGTTCTAGTTTATCAATATGATAGCGAATTTCTTCAAGCATAGGAACGATATTATCGTGGTATGCAAGAGCTTTTTCACGTTCTGATTCTATGATATTAGCCACTTTACGTGCTTCAATCATTTCATCCACTTTTTCTTTAATAAAGATTGTTCTTTTAGCAATGTCTTCAATGATTTCCAGGTTTTTAGCAGAAAGAGTACTTGCTTTATCTGCTGTAAACAAATCCTTCATTTTATATACATTGTCAACTAAGTGAGACTGATACTTAGTGGCCATAGGAATAATGTGATTCATTGCCAAATCGCCCAGTACACGCGCTTCAATCTGAATTTTCTTAGTGTATGTTTCCCATTTTACTTCATTACGTGCTTCTAGCTCTAATTTGGTCATAACACCTGTAGATTCAAACATCTTGATGCTGCTTTCTTTTAGGTAATTATCAAAGATTACTGGTACACTTGTTTCACAGTCTAAACCACGTTTTAAAGCTTCTGCTTTCCATTCATCGCTGTAACCATTGCCATCAAAATGAATAGCTCTGCACTCTTTAATATCTTTCCGGATAATTTCCAGGATAGCAGACATCTTTGGTTCTCCTTTTTCAATCAAGGCATCTACTTCTTTCTTGAAATTAGTTAGCTGTTCAGCCAATGCAGCATTAAGTGCAATCATTGCAGATGCGCAGTTTGCTTCAGAACCAACAGCACGGAATTCGAAACGGTTACCTGTAAACGCAAATGGAGATGTACGGTTACGGTCAGTATTGTCAATCAGCAATTCTGGAATTTGTGGAATATCCAGCTTCATGCCTTGTTTGCCACTGAGACTGATCAGATCGTCCTTAGTACTTTCTGATAAATGATCAAGAACCTGAGTTAACTGTTTTCCTAAGAATGAAGAAATAATAGCAGGAGGAGCTTCATTCGCACCTAAACGGTGAGCGTTTGTAGCAGAAGAGATACTAGCTTTTAACAATCCGTTGTGACGGTATACAGCCATCAGTGCATTCACAATAAATGTAACAAAACGGAGGTTATCTTCTGCAGTCTTACCTGGTCCCATTAAGATAATACCATTATCGGTACTAAGTGACCAGTTGTTGTGCTTACCTGAACCGTTAACACCTTTAAATGGCTTTTCGTGCAGTAAAACACGGAATCCGTGCTGACGTGCGATTTTGCGCATCAAAGACATAACTAAAAGGTTATGGTCGTTTGCTAAATTACATTCTTCAAAAATAGGAGCAAGTTCAAATTGGTTAGGAGCTACCTCATTGTGACGAGTCTTCAAAGGAATACCTAATTTTAAACCCTCAATTTCCAGATCTTTCATGAAAGCATTCACACGAGTAGGAATTGCACCAAAATAGTGGTCTTCTAACTGTTGATTCTTAGAACTTTCATGTCCCATCAGAGTACGACCTGTCAAAAGTAAGTCTGGACGTGCAGCATACAAACCTTCGTCAACAAGGAAATATTCTTGTTCCCAACCTAAATTGGTTGTGATCTTCTTTACTTCTGGGTTGAAATAGTGAACAACATCTAAAGCTGATTTATTTACTGCACGCAATGCTTTTAGAAGAGGAGCTTTATAGTCCAATGCTTCACCTGTGTAGGCAATGAAGATAGTTGGAATAAATAATGTGTCATCTACAATAAATGCAGGAGATGAAGGATCCCATGCAGAATATCCGCGAGCTTCGAAAGTATTACGAATTCCACCACTTGGGAAGCTAGATGCATCCGGCTCTTGTTGAATCAATAGCTTTCCGCTGAATTCTTCAATCATACCACCTTTACCATCATGTTCAACGAAAGCATCATGCTTTTCGGCTGTACCTTCTGTCAATGGGTGGAACCAGTGGGTATAGTGTGTAGCTCCCATTTCTTGCGCCCATTTTTGCATTCCAGCTGCTACAGTATCAGCAATTTCACGTTTAAGTGGAGTACCATTATCCATGGCGTCCATAAGCTGCTGATATACCTTTTCAGGAAGGTATTTGAACATTTTAGCTCTGTTGAATACGTACTTACCAAAATAATCAGAAGGTCTTTCCGCTGGGGTAGGAACTTCTACAGCTTTCTTTTTAAAAGCCGACTCTACTACTCTGAATCTTAGATCTGACATACTACCAAATTTGTTTGTTTTTATTTTATTACATTATAGCAAATTCCTGTTATTCAAAAAATAATAATCTGAAATGCATTTTGTTTTATTAAAGAGGTCAGAAATAACTGCTTTGCTTATTTATACCATATAACAACCAGTAAAATCAGCAATTACGGAAGCTTATCTCAATATGCTCTTTATATCCTATATTTATCTTTTTACCTGACTTTAATCAGGTATCTATATTTTATTTAATCCAGTTTCTTAGTCTTTTCATTGCTTCTATACAATCTTCACGGGCACCAAAAGCTGTTAGACGAAGATAACCTTCTCCACTTGGTCCAAATCCTACACCCGGAGTACCTACGATATTTGCTTCATAGAGTAATTGTTCGAAGAATTTCCAGGATGATATTCCGTTTGGTGTCTTAACCCAAAGATAAGGGGCATTTACACCACCATATACTTTCAGTCCGGTTGACTCAATTCCTTCTTTCATAATTTTGGCATTATTCATATAATAGCCAATAATTTCCTTAACTTGTTCTTTCCCTTCAGGAGAATAGATCGCTTCAGCTGCTCTTTGTGTTATATAGGACGTCCCGTTAAATTTAGTGCATTGACGTCTGTTCCATAATTTATTCAAAGAAACGCTCTCTCCATCCAAGGTTACTGCATTTAATTCTTTGGGAACAACAGTATATCCGCATCTTACTCCGGTGAAACCTGCTGTTTTAGAAAAACTTCTGAATTCAATGGCGACTTTCTTAGCACCCTTAATCTCATAGATTGAATGTGGTACATCCGGCTCTTGAATATAAGCTTCGTATGCAGCATCATATAAGATTAATGTGTCATTTTCCAAGGCATAATTAACCCATTTTTTTAATTCTTCTTTTGTAAGTGTTGTACCTGTTGGATTATTAGGATAGCATAGGTACAACATATCTATTCTTCTATCAGGAATCTGTGGTATAAAGTTATTCTCACTCAGGCAGGGAATATAAACTAAATTGTTCCATTTTCCATCAACTAAATCTCCTGCGCGGCCAGCCATCACATTTGAATCGATGTAAACAGGATAAACGGGGTCTGTTACTCCCACACTGTTATCGTAGCGAAGAATATCTCCAATATTTCCTGTATCACTTTTTGCTCCGTCATTAATGAAAACTTCGCTTGGATCAAGGCTGATTCCTCTGCTTGCATAATCATTCTTGATAATCGTTTCGATTAAAAAGTTATATCCTTGTTCTGGTCCGTATCCACGGAAAGTTTCTTTTGCAGCCATTTCGTTTACAGCATCATGCATTGCTTTTATGACTGCTGGAGGTAATGGTTGAGTAACATCACCAATACCTAAA harbors:
- a CDS encoding glycosyl hydrolase, giving the protein MKKKGLSISTFLICCFSTVGSLAQTNYQSFNNPPKESHPWVYWMWVNGNVSKEGVQKDLEAMHRVGIDGAIALDVDQDSPNGPVVYNDKKWQEIFHHTAVTAQRLNMEIGANNGAGYWGTGGPWVKPEMAMQWVVSSETYIKGGRQWTGKLKNPGLGEDYRDIAVIAVGVIDTVPEKRYLIPDFPLKSCQNPGNAGPVRYSCAPFTYKELQWPGFPRYLMYRGTQSASLNANVPAEAVIPQSKIVNLTGKMQADGTLTWEVPAGEWTIIRFGHQWTGSCIGPVTDKVIGPETDKLSKEATRFHFNEMVKSLKRYAGTDAFTTIHIDSWEGGSQNWTPGFEKIFKERRGYDILPWLPVLTGRVINSLQETERFMFDLRQTISELFVENYAKEFQQLAHKEGLKFSYESYTTPANDMDVMQYVDVPMAEFWIPVGWHPNFDPTIKLMSSAAHLNGTKVVAAEALTSSGSERWQWHPATMKPLVDAAFCGGVNRLIFHRYSSQFKDVNGPGYQMNMWGSKYERTNTWWEFSTAWHSYVSRCQYLLQQGTFCADVLALQSEEAWKRFGGLELDGYDYDVVGQEAFKKVTADEKGVHFPGRPAYKLLLLPNTETMTVEMLTHIRDLVRNGAVILGERPKSVPGLLDYKEKEKQLKALVDELWGTSDVDSKEHHCGKGIVYNSITVEESLLRMGIARDFAADHWLKYTHRTIDCDNCYFVANTTDKEFTASCTFRVDGKNAELWDAETGKKYSVAISANVGGTTTLLIPFNATKSWFVVFRPSADESLPEYSMKQTQKKLMSVDGSWRVYFPKGWGAPVKTEFPQLISWSEHIDEGIKYFSGTARYEKNFIVDEKMLTDRLPLVLDLGKVEIMARVKLNGKDLGIAWHAPYLFDITDVVKVGENKLEIEVVNLWPNRLIGDEKQPDDVGYDQWGTMKEWPEWLLNGKKRPSQRKTFSARRQWNADDQLLPSGLLGPVTIYSKSN
- a CDS encoding alpha-L-rhamnosidase C-terminal domain-containing protein: MKKHFLLILLLFLMNSSIISASDFSSRAYWISTGLTQSTPNTWLCFRKTFNLKEVPKQLMASIAADTKYWLWINGQQVVFEGGLKRGPAPGDSYYDKIDIAPYLNKDENTIAILVWHFGKNGFTHQNSGTCGLLFSAQSPEISIVSDRNWQSKVYDAYTNTDSPFPNFRLPESNIRFDARKKTDGWNMPGFRENFGASEIVGSPDKAPFGKLVLRPIPMWKNSGLIDYKEIRRSEKSDTIHCKLPYNCQVTPYLKVDAPEGMTIHMLTDNYNGGGEKNVRAEYITCKGVQEYESYGWMNGHEILYVIPAGVKVMELKYRETGYGADIEGSFTCNDPFYNELWKRSARTLYVTMRDNYMDCPDRERSQWWGDEVNELGEAFYAMGLSGQQLAVKGIYELVNWQRADGVMYSPMPAGNRQQELPLQTLASIGWYGFQTQAFYSGDNSFVPAVYDAMKTYLHKVWNVDNNGFPIPRSGEWSWGDWGDNIDMNVLTTCWYYLALKDEKAFALQLGKSEDTQMIENMMKQIEKGFDQRYWTGNAFRSTDYKGETDDRAQAMAVVSGLASKDKYEALRNVLHKEFHASPYMEKYVLESLFQMNDAEFALKRMKQRYEKMLSYKQYTTLFEGWGIGAEGFGGGTTNHAWSGGPLTLLSQKVCGVEPLEPGFKKFRIAPQMGTLTQCSTVIPTKYGKINVNISRKGTRLVLKINVPEGSTAVVHFPGGKEVNLNPGEHSIGGK
- a CDS encoding TonB-dependent receptor produces the protein MKKKVQMLVGLTLIGSSSFAQVKDSLRLVRLQEVQVVGTRATAKTPVAFSNVSKDQIRKQNFGQDIPFLLTMTPSVVVTSDAGAGVGYTGIRVRGTDASRINVTANGVPMNDAESHNLYWVDMPDFASSIEDLQIQRGAGTSTNGAGAFGGSINMKTESISALPYAEVDGSYGSFNTHKETFKVGTGLLKSHWAFDARISNIGSDGYIERASTNMKSFFAQAGYYGDNDILKFIVFGGKEKTYHAWNGISKSQLEKDRRYNTCGEITDADGNVTGFYKDQTDNYIQTNYQMLYTHIFSPAWNMNVTLHYTDGEGYYQEYKNGRTLKEYGLQPWVYYGKLIEESDLVRQKKMDNGFGGGVFSLNYSAGKLQASFGGAANEYKGNNYGKVIWIKNYFNTQLDPDHEYYRNNSDKTDANVYLKANYELFKGLNAYGDLQYRHIHYTIDGLNDKWDKTKNPGGMQTLAVDNNYNFFNPKAGLFWQMNKNNSAYASFSVAQKEPTRNNFTDAKFGKTPSSERLLDYESGYTYHDSRFLAGVNFYYMKYKDQLILTGQTNDIGEPLADNVPDSYRAGMEFILGAKITSWLRWDGNATFSQNKIKNYTEYLDNYDANWKSLYTQTAHYVGKATIAYSPDVIANSMITLTFKNWDAALQSSYVSKQYLTNSQQEDCKLDAYFVNNLRLGYTFSLPAVKSIHVGLSINNLFNEKYESNGWGGSSYVIDADGSKTRYNDAGYFAQAGTNILAGITLKF
- the pnuC gene encoding nicotinamide riboside transporter PnuC translates to MDYLEIIGTLVGLLYLYLEYKASIYLWFAGVVMPFIYIYVFYAAGLYADMGINIYYLLAGLYGLLIWMKKPEQKGEERPISSTPIKYYFPIIVTFAVLYAGISFLLIRFTDSTVPYADGFVTALSIIGMWMLAYKYIEQWLVWVVVDVACTVLYVYKGLYPTSILYGLYSVIAVFGYFKWKKMMLYNLLNDEKISVTDNR
- a CDS encoding thiamine diphosphokinase, yielding MKKYPLLTIADTPSAIILANGDYPVHPLPLALLAKTQYVVCCDGATDEFVRSGRIPVAIVGDGDSLSELNKKQFANILHSVPDQDTNDLTKAFNYCLQQGKKNMLILGATGKREDHTLGNISLLIEYIADADVEMVTDYGVFTPISENSEFESYPGQQVSIFNLSNSVMSQENLQYTLPYLQNWWQGTLNASLAHRFIIHTTGKAIVFRAY
- a CDS encoding glutamine synthetase III; translation: MSDLRFRVVESAFKKKAVEVPTPAERPSDYFGKYVFNRAKMFKYLPEKVYQQLMDAMDNGTPLKREIADTVAAGMQKWAQEMGATHYTHWFHPLTEGTAEKHDAFVEHDGKGGMIEEFSGKLLIQQEPDASSFPSGGIRNTFEARGYSAWDPSSPAFIVDDTLFIPTIFIAYTGEALDYKAPLLKALRAVNKSALDVVHYFNPEVKKITTNLGWEQEYFLVDEGLYAARPDLLLTGRTLMGHESSKNQQLEDHYFGAIPTRVNAFMKDLEIEGLKLGIPLKTRHNEVAPNQFELAPIFEECNLANDHNLLVMSLMRKIARQHGFRVLLHEKPFKGVNGSGKHNNWSLSTDNGIILMGPGKTAEDNLRFVTFIVNALMAVYRHNGLLKASISSATNAHRLGANEAPPAIISSFLGKQLTQVLDHLSESTKDDLISLSGKQGMKLDIPQIPELLIDNTDRNRTSPFAFTGNRFEFRAVGSEANCASAMIALNAALAEQLTNFKKEVDALIEKGEPKMSAILEIIRKDIKECRAIHFDGNGYSDEWKAEALKRGLDCETSVPVIFDNYLKESSIKMFESTGVMTKLELEARNEVKWETYTKKIQIEARVLGDLAMNHIIPMATKYQSHLVDNVYKMKDLFTADKASTLSAKNLEIIEDIAKRTIFIKEKVDEMIEARKVANIIESEREKALAYHDNIVPMLEEIRYHIDKLELVVDDQMWTLPKYRELLFIR
- a CDS encoding LL-diaminopimelate aminotransferase encodes the protein MALVNENFLKLPGSYLFSDIAKKVNTFKVTHPKQNVIRLGIGDVTQPLPPAVIKAMHDAVNEMAAKETFRGYGPEQGYNFLIETIIKNDYASRGISLDPSEVFINDGAKSDTGNIGDILRYDNSVGVTDPVYPVYIDSNVMAGRAGDLVDGKWNNLVYIPCLSENNFIPQIPDRRIDMLYLCYPNNPTGTTLTKEELKKWVNYALENDTLILYDAAYEAYIQEPDVPHSIYEIKGAKKVAIEFRSFSKTAGFTGVRCGYTVVPKELNAVTLDGESVSLNKLWNRRQCTKFNGTSYITQRAAEAIYSPEGKEQVKEIIGYYMNNAKIMKEGIESTGLKVYGGVNAPYLWVKTPNGISSWKFFEQLLYEANIVGTPGVGFGPSGEGYLRLTAFGAREDCIEAMKRLRNWIK